The proteins below are encoded in one region of Helicoverpa zea isolate HzStark_Cry1AcR chromosome 21, ilHelZeax1.1, whole genome shotgun sequence:
- the LOC124641035 gene encoding uncharacterized protein LOC124641035, whose product MTQRKIAHSCPNLTMSVGECSVDECFRFELQTALQYVRLRPFRYTLCRAVPLDINLLHYSDLFLGALLTLLHSKVMIYSPAVILEVTIREVEKIKAILTTQILRTSDECLRFELQTALQYVRLRPFRYTLCRAVPLDINLLFTSTAFCITYVIVALQVTHFAAY is encoded by the exons ATGACGCAGCGTAAAATTGCACATTCATGCCCCAACTTGACCATGAGTGTTGGTGAATGCAGTGTGG ACGAGTGTTTCCGGTTCGAGCTGCAGACGGCGCTGCAGTACGTGCGCCTGCGTCCTTTCCGATACACGCTCTGCCGCGCGGTGCCGCTCGACATCAACCTGCTG cATTATTCGGACCTGTTCTTGGGAGCCCTTCTGACACTACTACATTCAAAAGTGATGATCTATTCACCAGCGGTGATTCTAGAGGTAACTATACGTGAAGTGGAGAAAATCAAGGCCATTCTAACCACACAAATATTGAGAACCTCAG ACGAGTGTCTCCGGTTCGAGCTGCAGACGGCGCTGCAGTACGTGCGCCTGCGTCCGTTCCGATACACGCTCTGCCGCGCGGTGCCGCTCGACATCAACCTGCTGTTCACGTCCACAGCATTTTGTATTACTTATGTCATTGTAGCCTTGCAGGTGACGCATTTTGCAGCttattga